In one window of Camelina sativa cultivar DH55 chromosome 15, Cs, whole genome shotgun sequence DNA:
- the LOC104748161 gene encoding uncharacterized protein LOC104748161 encodes MANEDQEDVCYMDVQEYAISYMERNQILRHVHIANHCFGDMFYGDFMEMRSDWRMSEQYKFKLDCASSLADLGEGKYNNAAEGFLKLIKDVNKYDYSEVLSSEDVVAYGLLCAMANFDQDKLREALQEVIEPLYGVVDHLKEIIHPYSCRQFATCMKLLEKQKPRLCLDIYLCPYVESLVSQIKDVAVAGFGDNQVASLKRQIKELVQMPSSSESARIAQRRPTHNCFILKECNPLPGLFLNQIDVVSEGDPLHHHSFSD; translated from the exons ATGGCCAATGAG GATCAAGAGGATGTTTGTTACATGGATGTTCAAGAATACGCAATAAGCTACATGGAAAGAAATCAAATACTAAGGCATGTGCATATCGCCAACCATTGCTTTGGTGATATGTTTTACGGAGACTTCATGGAGATGCGATCCGATTGGCGCATG AGTGAACAATATAAGTTCAAGCTAGACTGTGCTTCGTCATTAGCAGATCTTGGCGAAGGAAAATACAATAATGCTGCTGAAGGG TTTCTCAAACTTATCAAAGATGTCAATAAGTACGATTACAGTGAGGTACTCTCGTCCGAGGACGTTGTAGCATATGGACTCTTGTGTGCCATGGCTAACTTTGATCAAGATAAACTTCGG GAAGCTCTTCAAGAGGTCATTGAACCTCTTTATGGGGTAGTTGATCATCTCAAGGAGATCATCCACCCTTAcagt TGCAGGCAATTTGCTACTTGTATGAAACTGTTGGAAAAACAAAAGCCAAGACTGTGTTTAGACATTTACCTCTGCCCGTATGTGGAGTCTTTAGTTTCCCAGATCAAGGATGTAGCGGTAGCTGG GTTCGGCGATAATCAGGTTGCATCATTGAAGAGACAGATTAAGGAATTGGTCCAAATGCCTTCCTCATCTGAGTCTGCCCGTATAGCACAGAG GAGACCAACTCACAATTGCTTCATCCTCAAGGAATGTAATCCATTGCCGGGCTTATTTCTCAACCAGATCGACGTCGTCTCTGAAGGTGACCCTCTCCACCACCATTCATTCTCTGATTAA
- the LOC104745506 gene encoding nucleolar protein 56-like: protein MALYLLSESASGFGLYSAHGIDEIGQNAEAVRSSVSDLSRFGRVVQLTAFQPFQSALDALNQTSAVSEGYMSDELRSFLELNLPKVKEGKKPKFSLGVAEPKIGSCIFEATNIPCQSNEFIHELLRGVRQHFDRFIKDLKPGDLEKAQLGLAHSYSRAKVKFNVNRVDNMVIQAIFLLDTLDKDVNSFAMRVREWYSWHFPELVKIVNDNYLYARVSKIIEDKSKLSEEHIPMLTEVLGDEDKAREVVEAGKASMGQDLSPVDLINVQTFAQRVMDLADYRKKLHDYLVTKMSDIAPNLAALIGEMVGARLISHAGSLTNLAKCPSSTLQILGAEKALFRALKTRGNTPKYGLIFHSSFIGRASAKNKGRIARYLANKCSIASRIDCFADSSTTAFGEKLREQVEERLEFYDKGVAPRKNVDVMKEVLENLEKKDEGEATVEVSEKKKKRKTEDKEEEKSKKKKKKSKAVEEEELTTTDNGDSKKKKKKKKTKSQDDE, encoded by the exons ATGGCGTTGTATCTTCTTTCCGAATCAGCCTCCGGCTTCGGACTGTACTCGGCACACGGTATAGATGAGATTGGACAGAACGCGGAGGCGGTTCGGAGCTCCGTCTCGGACCTTAGTCGGTTCGGGCGGGTCGTCCAGCTCACTGCGTTTCAACCGTTCCAGTCTGCACTCGATGCTCTCAACCAAACCAGCGCCGTCTCTGAAG GGTATATGAGTGATGAGCTGAGAAGTTTTCTGGAGCTGAATCTCCCGAAAGTGAAGGAAGGGAAGAAGCCCAAGTTTAGTTTGGGAGTGGCTGAGCCAAAAATCGGGTCTTGCATATTTGAAGCCACTAACATTCCTTGCCAGAGCAATGAGTTCATCCATGAGCTTCTTAGAGGTGTGCGCCAGCATTTTGATAGGTTCATCAAAGACCTAAAG CCTGGTGATTTGGAAAAAGCTCAACTTGGACTAGCTCACAGTTACAGTAGAGCAAAGGTGAAGTTCAATGTTAACCGGGTGGATAACATGGTTATTCAAGCTATTTTCCTACTTGACACGCTTGATAAGGATGTCAATTCCTTTGCTATGAGAGTCAG AGAATGGTACTCGTGGCACTTCCCTGAACTTGTCAAGATAGTCAATGATAATTACCTTTATGCCAGAGTTTCAAAGATTATCGAGGACAAGTCGAAGTTGTCTGAAGAGCATATCCCAATGCTTACTGAAGTCTTGGGGGATGAAGATAAGGCAAGAGAGGTTGTTGAAGCTGGAAAAGCATCCATGG GCCAGGATTTATCACCCGTTGATCTGATCAACGTCCAGACCTTTGCTCAGAGAGTTATGGACCTCGCTGATTACAGGAAGAAGCTCCATGATTATCTTGTTACTAAAATGAGCGACATTGCTCCAAATTTGGCAGCCTTGATCGGAGAGATGGTTGGTGCTAGGTTGATTTCACATGCAGGAAGTCTTACAAATCTTGCCAAGTGCCCATCGTCAACTCTCCAGATTCTCGGTGCTGAGAAGGCTCTTTTCAG GGCGCTGAAAACACGTGGAAACACACCCAAATATGGTCTTATATTCCATTCGTCATTCATCGGGCGTGCATCTGCCAAAAACAAGGGCCGTATTGCTCGTTACCTTGCAAACAAGTGTTCCATTGCATCCCGGATTGATTGTTTCGCTG ATAGCAGCACTACAGCTTTCGGTGAGAAACTAAGGGAGCAAGTGGAGGAACGACTTGAGTTTTATGACAAAGGTGTTGCCCCACGTAAGAATGTTGACGTAATGAAAGAAGTGCTGGAAAATCTTGAAAAGAAAG ACGAGGGAGAAGCAACAGTAGAAGTctcagagaagaaaaagaagagaaagacagaggacaaggaagaggagaaatcaaagaaaaagaagaagaaaagcaaagcaGTAGAAGAAGAGGAGTTGACAACAACAGATAATGGTGacagcaagaagaagaagaagaagaagaaaaccaagtCACAAGATgatgaataa
- the LOC104745507 gene encoding uncharacterized protein LOC104745507 translates to MASDQSTIMEAKTRHPLHQIADTPTHKLLLKQWLKEEELILSRVSHKESQIDSVRREITQLYIFFFLFHSISLLLLFHASSSSSVAAASSACKRSWIPSLCALLSSLGIIWAVRYKSEVESHLEKLLEREKEDGKLLRKCVEELKKKGIEFDLLKEVDALRRAKSLRVESKPVRKWSARDFVTLFFFSVSCLVLAMIRLILCD, encoded by the coding sequence ATGGCGTCAGATCAGAGCACGATCATGGAGGCGAAGACGAGACATCCTCTTCACCAGATAGCAGATACACCAACACACAAGCTTCTCCTGAAACAAtggttaaaagaagaagagctcatCCTCAGCCGCGTCTCCCACAAAGAATCTCAGATCGACTCTGTTCGTAGAGAAATCACTCAGctttacattttcttctttctcttccactCCATTTCTCTGCTACTCCTCTTccacgcttcttcttcttcatctgtcgCTGCTGCTTCCAGTGCCTGTAAAAGATCTTGGATCCCTTCACTCTGCGCTCTCTTGTCTTCGTTGGGGATCATTTGGGCGGTACGGTACAAATCTGAAGTGGAGTCTCATCTTGAGAAGCTGTTagagagggagaaagaagaTGGGAAGCTTCTGCGTAAGTGCGTTgaggagttgaagaagaaaggtaTCGAATTTGATTTGCTTAAGGAAGTGGACGCTCTTCGTAGAGCAAAGAGTTTGAGAGTTGAGTCGAAGCCTGTGAGGAAATGGTCTGCTAGGGATTTTGTaacgctcttcttcttctctgtatcgTGTTTGGTTCTTGCGATGATTAGACTCATTCTCTGCGATTAA
- the LOC104745508 gene encoding uncharacterized protein LOC104745508, translating into MIHTYLQKVRRAIKHMNKKMALLGKLLLLTTLVTTISVITRADEELMMQQCHNSDNPTLCLRCLSSDPASPKADKFALARIILRCINSHLITLTKNVSTLGSEHYYRNPKAEAALKQCGLGFSTAKRGVGEADAHLSVGDYDKAAYDVSVKVVDPPFSCKTNLETLNIQVPSSFRYHMEVYLALTQALLRIVDRF; encoded by the coding sequence ATGATTCACACTTACCTACAAAAAGTGAGAAGAGCAATAAAACATATGAACAAGAAAATGGCTTTGCTtggaaagcttcttcttctaaccACACTTGTAACAACAATATCAGTAATCACCAGAGCCGATGAAGAGCTGATGATGCAACAATGTCACAACTCTGACAATCCCACCTTGTGTCTTCGCTGTCTAAGCTCCGACCCCGCTTCTCCTAAAGCCGACAAATTTGCACTGGCTCGAATCATCCTCAGATGCATCAACTCTCACCTCATCACCCTTACCAAGAATGTCTCCACTTTGGGCTCCGAGCACTACTACCGAAATCCCAAGGCTGAAGCAGCGTTGAAGCAGTGCGGTTTGGGCTTCTCGACGGCTAAGCGTGGTGTGGGAGAGGCCGACGCTCACTTGTCAGTCGGAGATTACGACAAGGCTGCGTATGACGTCAGCGTCAAAGTGGTGGATCCTCCGTTTTCATGCAAAACCAATCTCGAGACACTCAACATCCAAGTGCCCTCAAGTTTCCGTTACCATATGGAGGTTTACTTGGCGTTGACTCAAGCTCTCCTCAGGATCGTTGATCGCTTCTAG